From the genome of Cystobacter fuscus DSM 2262:
GAGGGGATGCGGCCACGGACGCGGTCGCGGAGAGAACGACGATCATGAAGCCAAGACGAGACATGAGAGAATCTCCGGGAACACCCGAGAACAAGCGAAAGGGCGATCCGGAAGGATACCAGGAATCAATCCATCGAACCAAGCCCGAGAAGACAATTCATCGAGGCCACACTCCCAATGAAATACCTCGAGTTCATGAAGACCTGATCGATGCCATACAGGAAACGTCTGGCGCCCCTCGCGTGAGAGGGGAAGCGGCGTGGAGCGCGGCTACCGGGTGCTACCCGGAACCTCCGGCAGAAGAGGGATGCTCCGCGGGAAGCCGAAAAGTCAGCCCCGGAGCCGCACCGACAAGCAGGTCACGCAGCCCTCGAGCTTCTCGAACTCGCTGATGTCCACCGCCACCACACGCAGGCCACGGTCCTCGAAGAGCCGACGCGTCCGCGGCGCGCTGGTGGACATCAGCACGGTCTCGGTGCCTTTGTTCTGGCCGAGTAGAACCACGTGGGCGCCGGCTGCCTCCGGCACCGGAAGGAAGCGATCCCACGTGCCCGGCTCTTCGACGAGCGGTTCGTGGCCGATGACCGTGCCATCCGGCAGGGCGGTGACCGCCGACTTCAGGTGCAGCACCTTGGTGAGCGGGACCCCCACGACCTCCGCCCCGAGGGGTGCGAGGTGGGCGCGGAGTTGCTCGACGCCAGGAGGGTTCGTGCGGCCGCCCAGGCCGACCCACACGGCGCCGTCGTGCTTGAGGACGTCGCCACCATCGAGGGTACCGGGCGCCTCGATCCGGGCGATCCGGTAGCCGAGCCCCCGCAGCGCCGCCTCGGTGCCGGCTGTCTCCGGCTTGCGCTCGTCCGCCCCGGGACGGCTGATGACCGCCAGATCGCCATACACGACGACGGTATCCTCGACGAAGACCGAGTCCGGGCAATCGTCGGCCGGAGCCACCTCGATGGTCTCCCAGCCCTCGGCATGCAGGGCCGCGACGTAGGCCTCCCACTGCCGCCTCGCCAGCGCGAGGTCCACCGGCGTGCGCTCGATATGGGTGGTGATCCCGTCGGCCAGCCGCGGACTCGGCCGGCGAACCAGCGCCAGTTTCCTCATGCCCCCCATCCTGCATCGCGGCTCGAACTCCCTCAAGCGGCTGGGTAGGCATCCGAGTCCCTGCGCCAACCCCATCTCGCCCAGGTCCGAGACATCACCATCTGGCACGGGAAAGATCAGCGTCTATCGGCCCCCATGTGTCGATGCCACCAGCCACCAGATGAGGAAACCAGGGACCGAGCGATAGCGTGGCCGCGGCGGTGCGATGGCCAGCACCACCGCTCGTTCTTCTCTCTGCCCGAGACCGGCCTCCTCATCGAGGATCACGCGCTCATCGGAGATTCGTACACGGCCGCGCTCGTTGCTCGAGATGGGTCCATCGATTTTCTCTGCCTCCCGGATTGAGGGCCCTCGAGCGCACCGCGCTCTGGGTGTCCGAGGTCTGGACGCAGCCCGACCATGGCATCTGGGAGATGCGGGGTCCGAAGCGTTCGTTCACCGCGTCCAAGGTGTCGGCAGCCATCTCGCGCTCGTGAACACCGCCTATAGCCTCTTCGAGGAGCGCAAGCCCCCGCGGCAAGCGGAGGCCGAGGCCTGGTCCTGAAGGGCGCGGAGCGGGATGGCGGGTGAACAGTGACGCGGGACTCGAGTGCCGCACGCGCGAGCCCTGCTTGCCGGTGCGCCGTCCCCCCCCTAGTTTGCCCTTGAGGTGGGGGGGGTGGGCTCCATGAAATGGCCACGAGGGGTGACCACCGCGGCGGCGCGGTGGCTGGGACTGTTGACGTGGGTGCCATTCTCCGCGCAGGCGTCGGTCCTCGGCGGCGACGCGCTGGACACCCTGGCGGAAGTGCTCAGCTGGATCGTCATCATCGTCGCCCCGGTACTGTTGATCGCCGGGTTCTGGATGATCCACATCCTCCCCGAGAAGATCGCCGAGAAGCGGCATCACCCGCAGCTCGAGGCCATCAAGACCCTCTGCTTCCTGTCGCTGTTCTTCGGTGGGCTCTTGTGGCCCCTGGCGTGGCTCTGGGCCTACTCCAAGCCGATCCTGTACAAGCTGGCGTATGGCGAGGATCGGGTCCGCCCCGAGCCCCGCGCCGAGCTCGCCGAGGCCGGCGTGGAAGCGCCGCCCACGGCCCACCCCGAGCCGCCCACCCAGGGGCCTGCCGCCGACGGGCGGGGGGAGCCGCACTGATGGAACTGATACTGCTCCTCATCTACTCGCTCGTCGTCTGGCTGGTCTTCTTCAAGCTCAAGCTCCTGCCGTGGAACTTCGTCTCCCAGGTGATCGTCATCACCCTTCCCGTGATTGGGATCGCGGTGTTGATCCTGCTCGCCAACGTCTACGCGCCGTCTTCGTCGGACGTGCGGGTGATGAACTACGTCGTGCAGATCGTGCCGCGCGTCTCCGGACGCGTCATCGAGGTGCCGGTCGAGCCCAACAGCGTGGTGAAGAAGGGGGATGTGCTCTTCCGCATCGATCCCACGTCCGCGCGGCTCGAGGTCGACGGGATGAGGGCCAAGGTGAAGGAATTGGAGGCGAGGGTCGCTGGCGCCCGAGCCAATGAGCGGCAGTTGGGTCTGGAGCGCAAGACGGCCCAGGGGCGGAGGGCGGCCATCGCGGCCCGGCTCGAGCTCGCCCGGCGGCGCGTCCGGCAACACCAGACGCTCGCGTCCAGCGGGGCCGGCAATCAGTTCGATCTGCAGCAGATGGAGGCGGAAGCCAAGAACCTCGAGGGCGAGCTGAGCGCGGCGGCTGCCTCCGTGGGACAGGCCACGCAGAAGCTCGAGGCACGGACGGACGACGGTACACTCGTCGAGCTCGCCGCGGCCAAGGCCGCGCTGGACCACGCGCGCGCCGCCCTGGCCGATGCCGAGTGGCGCCTCAAGGAAACCGTGACGTATGCGCCCGCCGACGGGACCGTGGTGAACCTCCAGCTTCGCGCTGGCTCCTACGCGGCGGCCCTTCCCATCTCCCCCGTGATGGGCTTCGTGGAGAACGAGCAGTACCTGGTCGCGCTCTTCAATCAGAACGAGCTGCACAAGGTGCAACCTGGTGACGAAGCGGAGGTCACGCTCCTGGCGTTTCCCAACCGGGTCATCAAGTGCCGTGTCGAGTCCGTGGTCTGGGCGACAGGACAGGGGCAGCTTCCCTTATCGGGAACGATCCCCGAGACGGGGGCTCAATCCCAGGCTCCCGGGCGCTATGCCGTCAAGCTCAGGGTCGACGAGAAGGAGGGCTCCGTCCTCCTGCCCGCGGGAGCGCGCGGAAACGCCGCCATCTACACCCACGGGCTTCACCCGGTCCACATCCTGCGCAAGGTGATTCTCCGGGTGGGAACCAAGGTGGATTGGTTGATTCTCAAGCTGCACTGAGCAAGGGAGGGAACATGCTCGATCGCGAGCGGCGGGTGTGGCTCCGGGTCGGGGCGATGCTCCTGGTGGGCTGCGGTGTCTCGGCGTGCCCCACTCACGCCCCACCACGGGGCCAGGCGGTCCGCCAGAAGGCCCTCGTGCATACGTCGCTCGCCACCGCCTGGACATCCCCGGGCGGGCTGGAGGGAGACATTCAGGACGGGTGGCTGGCGACGTTCGCGGACGAGCAACTCCAATCCCTGGTCACCGAGGCGCTCCACCACGATCCGGACCTCCGCGCCGCCGCGGCGCGGGTGGAGCAGGCGGCGGGCTACCTGGGGGTTGCCCGCGCGGCGCTGTTTCCTTCCCTCGACGTCCAGGGAAAGGAGTCGCTCGGGCTCGGCCAGGGCCTGACCGGCGTGCTCCGTGGCATCGACATCTCCGCCGGATGGGAGATCGATCTGTGGGGGAAGCTCAGGTATCGATGGAACGCGGCCGGCGAATCGATGGCCGCGGCCGAAGCCGAGCTCGAGTTCGCCCGGCAGTCCATGGCGGCGACCCTGGCCAAGGGTTGGTTCCTGGCCACGGAGGCCCACCTCCTGAGGGGGATCGCGACCCAGAGGGTCTCGATGGGCGAGGAGCTCGTTCGACTCACGACCACGCGCTGGCAGGTCGGAGCGGCCAGTGAGCAGGAGGTGGCGCTGGCGCAGGCGAGCGTGGAGTCGTATCGAGACACCTTGAAGCAGGCCGAGCTGGCCCGCGTGCGGGCGGTACGCGCGGTGGAGCTCCTCGTCGGGCGTTATCCGGCGGGGGCGCTCGCCCCCAGGGAAGACCTGGTCGAGCTTCCGGGGGCGGTCCCCGCCGGGATTCCCGCCTCGGTGCTCGAGCGGCGGCCGGACCTGCTCGCCGCCGAACGGCGCGTGGCCGCCGCGTTCGACCGGATGCAAGAGGCCAAGGCAGCGCGGCTCCCCTCGCTGCGCCTCACGGGCGCCGTGGGCTTCGTCGACAGCGACGTGGTGGTGTTGAGGGAGACGCTCACCAATCCCGCCGGAGGCCTCGCGGCGGGGCTGTTGGCGCCGATCTTCCATGGAGGAGCCCTCGCGGCGCAGGTGCGCATCCGGACGGCGGAACAGGAGGAGGCCCTCGCCGCGTACGCGGCCGCGGCCTTGCGCGCCACGAACGAGGTGGAGAACGCGCTGACGAGCTCGATGATCCTCCGCGAGCGCCGCCAACTCCTGGAGAAGGCGCTCGCCGGACACGAGCGTGCGCTCGAGCTCCTGACCATCGACTACGACGTTGGGAAGATCGATCTCCGGACATTGCTCCAGCAGAACCTGCTCACGGATGCAGCGAGGATTTCGCTCTTGCGCGTCCGGAGCGAGCAACTGCTTCAGCGAATCAATCTCCATCTGGCGCTGGGGGGCGGCTTCCTGACTCCGGCGGAGGCGAAGCCTGGTGGGCAGCAACCGATCGGGAGCCCCACCCCGGGGAGGTAGGCCCGTCCTTGCCGGGCCCCCGCCGCGCCGTCTGCCCATGGCACTTGTGAGCCACCACCCCACGCCCCAGTTTTGCGGCATCCCTGTGGAGGAGGTTCTGAAGACATGAGAATGCGTCGATGGTTGTGGAGCGCGGGGCTGCTGGCGGTCATGGGCATGAACGTTGGCTGTGCCCACAACGAGGAAAAACAGGCACGCCACCAGACCGAGAAGGTGGGTGAGGCCGTCGCGGAAAAGGTCCGCTTCACGGACCAGCTCGTCCTGTTGAATCAGGGGCAGATCACGCTGGGCCAGCTCGCCATGCGCAAGTCCAACAACCCCGAGGTGAGGCGCTTCGCACAGGATCTGATCCGGGACCATCAGCGAAACCAAGCCGACCTGGAGGCACTGGCCCGGACCAAGGCCTTGTCGTTGGCCGTGCTGGACCTGGGCTGGGAACAGCGGGGGGTCGGTGGCGCGGGCTACGAGGGCGCGCAGAAGGGCGTCGAGAAGGGTGGCCGGCACTACGACAAGAAGCTCGACAAGCAGGTGGACCAGTTCATCGACAAGCGCGACCAGCTGGCGGTCCTGAGCAGCAGAGAGTTCGACAGGGCCTTCCTGGACGAGGTGCGCGAGGAGCAGAAGCAAGGCGGGAAACTCGTCGACGAGGGCCTGGACAAATACCGCGATGACGCGGCGATGGCCGTGTTCCTCTCGAGGACCGCGCCGGTGCTCAACAGCCACGAGCAGCGGGCCGAGTCGCTCCAGGGCATCATGAGGGAATGAGCGCCCGTGGGGATGAACGTGGGAGCGGCGCCCGCCCCTCGCGGCTGGCGGGCGCCTTCCGTGAGACCGCGGCCCACCGGGCTCCGGGGCGAGCACCCGCGGAGTCGGCTCTGGGCACGCAACAGCGTGTGGCTGCTGCCCGCCTTGGGAGCGGTGCTGGGAGCCGGGCTGGCCGGGTTCTTCGTGGCCAACCCCCTCGACACCAACCACTGGCTGCTGCGAGGCCTGGCCTGGCGCACCTCCGTCCAGCAAGCACGGACGGGCCTTGGTTCGGTGTTGGGGGTGGTGCTCACCATCCTGAGCATCGCCCTGTCGCTGTCGCTGTTGGTGCTGCAGAACATCGCCAGCCAGTACTCCCCGCGCCTGCTGCGCCTCTTCATGCACAGCCTGGGCTTCCGCATCCTCATCCCCACATTCGTGGCCACGGTTGTCTACTGCCTGGCCGGCATGTACGCGTTCGGCTTCGTGGAAGACCATGGCGTGGCGCCTCGTCCGGCGCTCTCCATCGCCATGCTGCTGCTCGTCTGCTGCGGCATGGCCCTGATCTTCCAGACGACGTCCACGCTCGCCCTGGTGCGCGCCGAGCAGATCGTCCGCCAGACGAAGGCGTACTCCCTGAAGGTGGCGCACAAGCTGGACCGGCGGCGCCGCCTGGACGTGGAGCAGCCCCTCTCCGCCCCAGCCCACTCCGGCACGTGGCGGCCCGTGTCCTCTCCTTCCTCCGGCTTCGTGGTGGACATCGACGCGCGGGCACTGCTGCGGCTGGCCGAGGCCCGCGGGCTCGTCATCCACGTGGACGTGGTCATCGGCGAGCCCGTGGTGCGGGGCGGGCGGCTCGGCCGGGTGATCTCGGAGAGGGGGCCCCTCACGGAGGACCCGCCCATGGAGCGAGCCGTGGAGCGCACCGTGCTCATCGGCCCCTGGCGCGAGCCGGACAGGGACCTGGCGCTCGGAGTGCGGCAGCTCGTGGACGTGGCCATCAAGGCGCTCTCGCCGGGCATCAACGATCCGTCCACGGCGGTGGAGTCCCTGGACCAGCTCACCGTCCTGCTGTGCGAGCTGTGCGCGCTGCGGCAGGGACCCCGCGTCCTGGCGGACCCGGAGGGCCGCCCGCGCGTCTTCCTCCCCGCGCTGGAGCTGGGGGACTACCTCCTGCTGGCCACCGAGCAGATCAGCCGCTACGGCGCCGGAGAGTCGGCCGTGGTGCTGCGGTTGCTACGATTGGCCGGAGAGGTGGGGCTGAGAGCCAGGCGGGAGCAGGACCAGCGGGCCACCCGCGAGGTGCTCCATCAGGTGCGCGCGGACGCCGAGTCGGCCCTGGGCGGCTCCTCGCGCCTGCCGCTGCTGCGGCGCTACGCCGAGGAGGTGGAACGGGCCCTGGAGCACACCGAGCCCTTGCCGCCCCTGCCCGCGCTCGGCTTCTGAGCGGCCCGAGCCGCCGCCCGCCATCGGCTCAGCGCGCCCTCGCGAGGAACACGCCGAGCAGGAGCACGCCTCCCGTTCCCGCCGCGAGGACCCAGGGCTCGCGCAGGCGCTCCGCCAATGGGGCCAGGAGGCCGTGCGACACCTCCCGGCTCGCCCGATGGAGCACGCTCTCTCCCGCGAGGGATGCTTCCAGCGCGCGCACCTGGCGGACCAGTTCCTCGGAGGCACCTCGCACGCACGCCGCGGCGGCCTGCTCCGTCACCTCCACCGTGGCGCGGCGCACGGCTCCCTCCGCCGCGCCCCGCCGGGCCTTCAGCTCCGTGTCGAGCTGCTCGACGAGCGCGTGAACGAAGCTCCGCCCCGCGCGCTCGAGAAAGGAGGAGAAGACCTCGGTCTTCTCATCCATCGTCGAGCCGACTCCCTCGACGAAGCCGCGTCCCACCTGGGATGCGAGCCCGGCCACCTCCGGCGCCAGTTGGGGCATGCAGACATGGAGCTGCTCCAGCGCTCCTTCGACCGCTCCAGTGGCCATCATCCGGGCCCGGTCTCCAGGCCTGCGGATTTCCAGCTGGCGGCTCGCGGCCACCTCCGCCGAGCGCTCCAGCCACTGGTTCACACGATCGAGCAACTCCTGGGAGAGCGCGGTCCAGCCAGGCGTCGAGCGCCGGAACTCCCCGAGCGCGCCCTGAACCACCTCCTCGGCGATGACGCGCGCCCTGGCTCCCGGTTGCCAGGCTGGGCGCTCGGCCGCCTCGTGCGCCATGCGTCCGAGAATCGCCAACACATCCCGCAGGAGGTCCTGGAACTGTCCGTCGAGCTCCGGAAGTCCGGCCCGCAACTCCTCGGTGGCACCGCGCACGGCGCCGCTGGCGATCCCCTCGGTCGCGAGACGCCCGGCGGAGAGGGTGAGTTGCCGCAACAGTTCCCCCGGAGACAGGCGCGACTCCTTGCTCATCACTCGCTCCCATCCAGCCCTCGAGACACCCGGGCCCACGTCCCTCCCCGAGGAGACGGTGGGCATCTCACGCTCTGGTGGACAGTGCGCGGCCCCGGGCGTGCCCAGGGGTCCCCCTCTCGCCGCCTCGCTCTCTTCAATGATGGGGCTCGGCCGGGTGCTCGCCCATGGACGGCGCCGGACCCGGCACGGCGGGCTCGCCCGGGGCACTCCGCTCCCTCGACGACCCAACGCCCCCCCGTGAACGGTCCCAGGGCAGACCCTCGCCCTGGCGCCAGGCCCGTGCCAGCAGCGCCGTGACCAGAAGCAGGCCCAACAGGAACAACACCAGCAGTCCCAACAGCCAGAGGAAGACGTGATTCACCAGGCCCGTGGCTCGGTCGAAGGCGTGGTCCACCCAGCCCCGGGCCAGGGGCTCCAGCTGCGCCAACGTCTCCACGCGCTCGACGTGGAGCGAGTCCAACACGGCCACGCGCTCGCCCCGGACACCGTCCAGCACCGCCCGCCGCTCGGAGGAGAGGAAGTCCTGCAGCGACTGGCGCTCACCCGCCACCCACCGGGGGGTCCTGTCGGCCAGCGCCCCCACGCGCACGAGCACATCCACCGCACGCTCCAGCTCGTGCACGGCCGAGACCAGGGCCGGTGCCTCCAAGACTTCCTGGGTGGCGAGCTCCGCCTGCCAGCGGACCTGCCGCGGTAGGGTGCCGACGTAGAGGTCCACCCGTTGAACCAGGTCCTGCGTGTCCTGGAGGGCGGCGGCCGTCGCCCCCAGCAGGCCCACCCCGGAGCGGTCCGTGAATTCGGCCAGCAGGGGCACGGTGGACTCGCGCGAGACGAGCGTTCCGGTCAACGGGTGCTCGGCGGCCCACGCATGGACGAGCGCCCGCAGGTTGGACACGTCCTGACGGCCCGACAGCTCCCGCCAGAGCAGCTCCACCTCCGACTCCAGCTCCTCGAACGAACGCTGGAGGGTGTCCACGACCTCTGGTGGAGCCCGCATCGGGAGCGACTGCTCGAGCTGCGCCAGCAAGGCCCAGCCGTCGATCAGCGCCGCCACCGGATCCGGCTGGAGGAGCGCCGACTGCATGACGGGCACCGCGTTGCTCTTGAAGCGAAGCAGCGCCTCGCGAGTCCCAGCCGAGTGGGAGCGCTCGGCGGCCACGTCCGCGGTGGCCTCGAGGACGCCCGGGAAGCGGCGCGCCATGTCGCCAACGCGGATGCGCAGCTCGCCCACCGACAGCTTCGATCTGCCCACGCGCTCGAACAGGGGCGAGCGCGGCTTCAACGCGGCACAGGCCGGCATCAGCACCAAGAACAGGACCGGGAACAGGAGCCGCGGGAGTGTGCGCATGGGGAGGACCGACTCCGCAACCTGCACACGCCCTCCCGCTCCGCCGAGTCGACCCACGGTGGGAGGCCGCGTTCCGCGCTGGACGTCTGGCGGCCCTCACGTCAATGGCGCTCAGCAGCGGGAGCAGGGTGAGTCAGGGAGCGGGCGACGGCGGCGTGCCCGCGTCGGGGGGAGCGGGCCGCTTCACCTCGACCCGGTCCTCCAGGGGCACGCGGCCCACGGACTGGCGGAACAACTCCCAGAGCGCCTGGCGGTGGCCCTCGGGCGTGGTGGACCCCTTCAGCAACAGCCCCGCACCGCGGTAGCTCGCCTCGAGGCCCAGGGCCTTGAGCGCGGGGGACAGGCTCGCGAGCTGCTCCTGCAACAGCGCCAACTCGAAGGTCAGGTCCAACTCGCGTGCCAGGTACGCGTCCGTCTTCAACACCGCGCGCAGCGCCTCGCGGCAGCGCGCGTCCTTCACCTCCGCCGTCAACGAGCGCTCGGCGCCCTCGGTCGCCTTCAGGCCCGGGCAGGCCTTGCGCGCCGCATCCAGGGGCGCCGCGACGGGCTCGGCCTCCACCGGCTTGCCCGGCGCGCCCACTACCAGCCGCCACACGGCGAACTTCCCCCCCGCGTACAACAGCAGCAGCGTGCGCCCGGGCTTCACCCCGGTGAGCATCAGCTCCTTGCTCTCCTGGAAGATCTCCGCCGTGGCGATGGACGGGTCCTCCACCTCCACCCAGTCCACCACCGTCAGCTTGTGGAAGCGCTCCTTGCCCGCCTCCAGGTTCATCGCCAGATCCACCGGCCAGGCCCGCACGGAGGGAGCGGCCAGCAGCACGAGCAGGGTGGCCAGGGGCACGAGGAGGGTAAAGCGGCTCACTGGTGGACGCATGGACGGGGCGCCTTGGCGGAAAGGGTGCATGGTCTCTTACCACGGGCTAATAAGGGGCTACCTATGCCTACCTGGGTCCTCTGGACCGCCTGCCTGGCCCTCGTCTTCCTCCGGGGCTTCATCGCCGCCGCCGAGTCCGCCCTCTATGGGACGTCCGATCTCAAGGCGCAGGAGTTGGCGACCTCCCACCCGAGTGCCGGCGGACGGATCCTGCGCCACAAGACCGAGCGCGAGTCCACCGCCACGGCGCTGCGCGTGGGCATGGTGCTCAGCGGCTTCCTGGCCGCGGCCATCGGCTCCTTCGTGCCGCCGCAGATGCTCAACTTCACCCGGCTGGGGGAATCGCCCTGGCTGAACGTGGCCACGGTGCTCGCCGGGGCCCTGCTCGTGGGCCTGCTGGCCACGCTCGTCGAGGTGACGATGCGCGGCCTGGCCAACGCCGGTCCCGAGCGCTGGGCGCTGCGCCTGTCGTGGCTCGTGTCGCTGCTCGTGGTGCTCTTCTACCCGCCCATGCGCCTGCTCATGGCGCCCATCAACCTGGTGGCCCGCGGCTTCGGCCGCACCCTGCGCTTCGAGCCTCCGCCCCCGCCACTGGAGGAGCTGGAGAAGCTGCTCGCCGCCCAGGCCGCCAAGGAGGAGGTGGATCAGAGCGCCCCCCAGCTCATCCGCTCCATCTTCGAGCTGTCCGACAAACGCTGCCGGGACGTCATGGTGCCGCGCACCGAGGTGGTGTGCGTGGACCTGTCCACCCCGTCCGTCGAGGTGCTGCGGCTGCTGGCCGAGGAGAACCACTCGCGCATTCCCGTCTACCGGGACGACGTGGACCACATCATGGGCGTGCTGCACGCGCGCGACCTGATTCCGCTGTTGCAGCACCCCGAGCTCATCGTGTTGCAGGACACCATCCGTCCCGCCAACTTCGTGCCCTGGCTCAAGCCCATCGGCGACCTGCTGCGCGAGATGCAGCGGCAGAAGATCCACATGGCCATCGTCGTGGACGAGTACGGCGGCTTCATGGGCATCGTGACGCTGGAGGACATCCTCCGGGAGATCGTCGGCGACATCGGCGACGAGTTCGAGGTGGAGGAGAAGCAGGTGGAGAAGCTGGCCGACGGTGCCTTCCTGGTGGACGCCGCGATGGAGGTGGACGGCTTCACCCAGGCCTTCGGCTTCCCGCTGCCCGAGGGCGACTTCGACACCCTGGGCGGCTTCCTGTCCTCGCTGGCCGGGCACCTGCCGGACGTGGGCGAGCGCTTCACCTACGACGGCTGGGCCTTCACGGTGCAGGCGAAGGAGGGCGCGCGAATTGATCGGATACGGATGGTGAAGCTCAAGCAGCCCGTCAAGGAGGCCACGCACCGGGAAACGCCGGGAGAGCCGCCCGCGGGCGAGCCGCCGGGCCCGAGGGAGTCCGCATCCGCCAACCACAAGGGCTGAGCGCGGGCGCGCCTCAGTCCGGCTCGAGGTGCAGGGGCCGGAAGTGCGCGAGCCGCAGGTAGCGCTCGGCGCGGAAGGGCAGCAGGCGGAGGCGCTCGCCGAAGGCCAGGGCCACCGTGCCGCTCACCTCCACCCGCCACGCGCGCGTGCGCCCCTCGGCCGGCGTGGGCTCGCACCGCAGCGGAAAGGACACCGTGAGCGTGCGCCGCGCGTCCGAGGCCAGGGGCCCCTGGACACCGCGCGTGCCCACCGCGTAGCGCTGCCCGTCCAGCGTCAGCGCATAGTCCACCCCGGTGAGCTCCGCGTCCCAGAAGGTGGGGTTGCCCACGTCCAGGGTCACCGAGAGCTCCCCCGCGCCCGAGGGCGTGAAGGACAGGCCCAGGTCCTCCACCCGCACCGCCTCGTCCAGGGCGTCCGGGCGCAGCGTCATCCCGGCGCACCCGGCCACACCCGGCAAGAGGAGCAGGAAGGCGCGCCGGTGCATCAACCCCCCAGCAGTGGCTTGAGGGCCTCCACCGTGAGCGGCCACCCGGTGCGGCGTGACAGCGCCTCCAGCGCGCGGATGAACTCCGCGGCCGACTGGAAACGGCGGGCCTTGTCCGCGAAGAGCGCCTTGCGCACCACCTGCTCCGCGTAGTCCGGCAGCCCCGGCACGAGCGTGGACAGCAGCGGCGCGCGCGCATCGCGCACCCGGTGCATCAGCTCCGCCTCCCCCTCCCCGGTGTACAGGCGCCGGCACGTGAGCAGCTCCCAGAGGATGATGCCCACCGAGAACAGATCGCTGCGTGTGTCCACCGGCTGGCTCAGCACCTGCTCCGGGCTCATGTAGGGCAGCGTGCCGCGCAGCGCGCCCGTGTCTCCCCGCACACCGCCCTCCACGTCCGCCACCCCGAAGTCGGTGAGCTTCACCTCGCCCGTCACGCTCAAGAGGATGTTGGCCGGGTTGACGTCGCGGTGGACGATGGTGGCCCCGCCCTCGCCCGCCTTGGCGCGGTGGATGTAGTCCAGCGCCTTGAGCACGCACCAGGCGATGTAACAGGCCGCTTCCGGCGGCATCGCGGCGCCGGCCTTCATCAACAACTCCTGCATGAAGCCCAGCGTGCGCCCCGCCACCAGCTCCTGCACCATCAGGTAGTCCGGCCCCGCCTTGAAGAGCCGGAAGGTGCGCACGATGTTGGTGTGGCGCAGGCGCACGGTGAGCTTCGCCTCGTCGACGAAGGCCTTCACGAAGGCGCCATCGTTGCGGTACGCGGGCAACAGCCGCTTGAGCACCACCTCGTCGGGCTCACCCGGCGAGCGCTGCGTCGTGGGCTTGGCCCGTGCTTGATACACTTCCGCCATCCCGCCTACCGCGAGACGGCCGATGACCTCGTAACCACCCAGGTCCAGTTGTGACGCCACAAGGGCCACCCTATCGCGCTTCGCTTGAAACCCCCACTATTCCGCCAGCAGGGAAGCGAAGAGGCGCTCGTACATCCGGGCCGACGCGCCCCAGGAGAAGTCCTGCACCATGCCGCGGCGTTGGAAGGCGCGCAGACGCTCGGGGTCGGCGTACAGG
Proteins encoded in this window:
- a CDS encoding chemotaxis protein is translated as MRTLPRLLFPVLFLVLMPACAALKPRSPLFERVGRSKLSVGELRIRVGDMARRFPGVLEATADVAAERSHSAGTREALLRFKSNAVPVMQSALLQPDPVAALIDGWALLAQLEQSLPMRAPPEVVDTLQRSFEELESEVELLWRELSGRQDVSNLRALVHAWAAEHPLTGTLVSRESTVPLLAEFTDRSGVGLLGATAAALQDTQDLVQRVDLYVGTLPRQVRWQAELATQEVLEAPALVSAVHELERAVDVLVRVGALADRTPRWVAGERQSLQDFLSSERRAVLDGVRGERVAVLDSLHVERVETLAQLEPLARGWVDHAFDRATGLVNHVFLWLLGLLVLFLLGLLLVTALLARAWRQGEGLPWDRSRGGVGSSRERSAPGEPAVPGPAPSMGEHPAEPHH
- a CDS encoding DUF4142 domain-containing protein; protein product: MRMRRWLWSAGLLAVMGMNVGCAHNEEKQARHQTEKVGEAVAEKVRFTDQLVLLNQGQITLGQLAMRKSNNPEVRRFAQDLIRDHQRNQADLEALARTKALSLAVLDLGWEQRGVGGAGYEGAQKGVEKGGRHYDKKLDKQVDQFIDKRDQLAVLSSREFDRAFLDEVREEQKQGGKLVDEGLDKYRDDAAMAVFLSRTAPVLNSHEQRAESLQGIMRE
- a CDS encoding HlyD family secretion protein, which gives rise to MELILLLIYSLVVWLVFFKLKLLPWNFVSQVIVITLPVIGIAVLILLANVYAPSSSDVRVMNYVVQIVPRVSGRVIEVPVEPNSVVKKGDVLFRIDPTSARLEVDGMRAKVKELEARVAGARANERQLGLERKTAQGRRAAIAARLELARRRVRQHQTLASSGAGNQFDLQQMEAEAKNLEGELSAAAASVGQATQKLEARTDDGTLVELAAAKAALDHARAALADAEWRLKETVTYAPADGTVVNLQLRAGSYAAALPISPVMGFVENEQYLVALFNQNELHKVQPGDEAEVTLLAFPNRVIKCRVESVVWATGQGQLPLSGTIPETGAQSQAPGRYAVKLRVDEKEGSVLLPAGARGNAAIYTHGLHPVHILRKVILRVGTKVDWLILKLH
- the ddaH gene encoding dimethylargininase gives rise to the protein MRKLALVRRPSPRLADGITTHIERTPVDLALARRQWEAYVAALHAEGWETIEVAPADDCPDSVFVEDTVVVYGDLAVISRPGADERKPETAGTEAALRGLGYRIARIEAPGTLDGGDVLKHDGAVWVGLGGRTNPPGVEQLRAHLAPLGAEVVGVPLTKVLHLKSAVTALPDGTVIGHEPLVEEPGTWDRFLPVPEAAGAHVVLLGQNKGTETVLMSTSAPRTRRLFEDRGLRVVAVDISEFEKLEGCVTCLSVRLRG
- a CDS encoding efflux transporter outer membrane subunit; the protein is MLDRERRVWLRVGAMLLVGCGVSACPTHAPPRGQAVRQKALVHTSLATAWTSPGGLEGDIQDGWLATFADEQLQSLVTEALHHDPDLRAAAARVEQAAGYLGVARAALFPSLDVQGKESLGLGQGLTGVLRGIDISAGWEIDLWGKLRYRWNAAGESMAAAEAELEFARQSMAATLAKGWFLATEAHLLRGIATQRVSMGEELVRLTTTRWQVGAASEQEVALAQASVESYRDTLKQAELARVRAVRAVELLVGRYPAGALAPREDLVELPGAVPAGIPASVLERRPDLLAAERRVAAAFDRMQEAKAARLPSLRLTGAVGFVDSDVVVLRETLTNPAGGLAAGLLAPIFHGGALAAQVRIRTAEQEEALAAYAAAALRATNEVENALTSSMILRERRQLLEKALAGHERALELLTIDYDVGKIDLRTLLQQNLLTDAARISLLRVRSEQLLQRINLHLALGGGFLTPAEAKPGGQQPIGSPTPGR
- a CDS encoding DUF2254 domain-containing protein, translating into MRPRPTGLRGEHPRSRLWARNSVWLLPALGAVLGAGLAGFFVANPLDTNHWLLRGLAWRTSVQQARTGLGSVLGVVLTILSIALSLSLLVLQNIASQYSPRLLRLFMHSLGFRILIPTFVATVVYCLAGMYAFGFVEDHGVAPRPALSIAMLLLVCCGMALIFQTTSTLALVRAEQIVRQTKAYSLKVAHKLDRRRRLDVEQPLSAPAHSGTWRPVSSPSSGFVVDIDARALLRLAEARGLVIHVDVVIGEPVVRGGRLGRVISERGPLTEDPPMERAVERTVLIGPWREPDRDLALGVRQLVDVAIKALSPGINDPSTAVESLDQLTVLLCELCALRQGPRVLADPEGRPRVFLPALELGDYLLLATEQISRYGAGESAVVLRLLRLAGEVGLRARREQDQRATREVLHQVRADAESALGGSSRLPLLRRYAEEVERALEHTEPLPPLPALGF
- a CDS encoding DUF3302 domain-containing protein translates to MKWPRGVTTAAARWLGLLTWVPFSAQASVLGGDALDTLAEVLSWIVIIVAPVLLIAGFWMIHILPEKIAEKRHHPQLEAIKTLCFLSLFFGGLLWPLAWLWAYSKPILYKLAYGEDRVRPEPRAELAEAGVEAPPTAHPEPPTQGPAADGRGEPH